A DNA window from Gillisia sp. Hel1_33_143 contains the following coding sequences:
- the infA gene encoding translation initiation factor IF-1: MAKQSAIEQDGTIIEALSNAMFRVELENGHVVTAHISGKMRMHYIKLLPGDKVKLEMSPYDLSKARITYRY; this comes from the coding sequence ATGGCAAAACAATCAGCAATAGAACAAGATGGTACTATAATCGAAGCGTTGTCTAATGCAATGTTTCGAGTAGAACTTGAAAACGGTCACGTTGTGACAGCTCATATCTCTGGAAAGATGCGTATGCATTACATTAAATTGTTACCAGGAGATAAAGTAAAATTGGAAATGAGCCCTTATGATTTATCTAAGGCTCGAATAACATACAGATACTAA
- the ykgO gene encoding type B 50S ribosomal protein L36 has product MKVRASVKKRSAECKIVRRKGRLYVINKKNPRFKQRQG; this is encoded by the coding sequence ATGAAAGTTAGAGCATCAGTTAAAAAAAGGAGTGCCGAGTGCAAGATTGTGCGAAGAAAAGGCAGACTTTACGTTATTAACAAAAAGAATCCTAGATTTAAACAAAGACAAGGCTAA
- the secY gene encoding preprotein translocase subunit SecY yields the protein MKFINTIKNIWKIEELKNRILVTLGLLLVYRFGAQVVLPGIDAAQLSNLASQTDSGLLGLLNAFTGGAFSNASVFALGIMPYISASIVVQLMGIAVPYLQKLQKEGESGRRRINQITRWLTIAITLVQGPGYIYNLFATLPQSAFLLGDNITFIVSSVIILTTGTIFAMWLGERITDKGIGNGISLLIMVGIIARLPLAFVQEFASRVFESNGGLIMILIELVIWFAIIFASIMLVMAVRQIPVQYARRSATGGYEKNVFGSRQYIPLKLNASGVMPIIFAQAIMFIPAAVAGLSDGETSQGIAAAFSNIFGFWYNLVFALLIIVFTYFYTAITVPTNKMADDLKRSGGFIPGIRPGGETAEFLDRVMSQITLPGSVFLALIAVFPAIVMQLLGVQQSWALFFGGTSLLILVGVAIDTMQQVNSYLLNRHYDGLMKTGKNRKAVA from the coding sequence ATGAAATTTATCAATACTATTAAGAATATCTGGAAAATCGAGGAACTAAAAAATAGAATTTTAGTTACCCTAGGTCTATTGTTAGTTTACAGGTTTGGAGCCCAGGTTGTATTACCTGGGATCGATGCTGCACAGTTATCGAATCTTGCCAGTCAAACCGATAGTGGACTTTTGGGTCTTCTTAATGCCTTTACAGGAGGAGCATTTTCAAATGCTTCCGTATTCGCATTAGGGATCATGCCTTATATTTCTGCTTCTATCGTAGTGCAGTTAATGGGAATTGCGGTTCCTTACCTGCAAAAGCTTCAAAAAGAAGGAGAGAGTGGAAGAAGAAGAATTAATCAAATTACAAGATGGTTAACTATTGCAATTACCTTGGTTCAAGGTCCTGGTTATATCTATAACCTTTTTGCTACATTACCTCAAAGTGCATTCTTATTAGGGGATAACATTACCTTCATAGTTTCTTCAGTAATTATACTTACAACAGGTACCATCTTCGCGATGTGGCTTGGGGAGCGTATTACAGATAAAGGAATTGGTAACGGAATCTCATTATTAATTATGGTTGGTATCATCGCTCGTTTGCCTTTGGCTTTCGTTCAAGAATTCGCATCTCGCGTATTTGAATCTAACGGTGGTTTGATAATGATCTTAATAGAATTGGTGATTTGGTTTGCTATTATCTTTGCGTCTATCATGCTAGTAATGGCAGTAAGACAGATTCCAGTACAATATGCAAGAAGAAGTGCAACTGGTGGGTATGAGAAGAATGTATTTGGATCAAGACAGTATATTCCTCTTAAATTAAACGCATCTGGGGTAATGCCTATCATCTTTGCTCAGGCAATTATGTTTATTCCGGCAGCCGTTGCAGGTTTATCTGATGGGGAAACCTCTCAGGGGATCGCAGCTGCTTTCAGTAATATCTTCGGGTTCTGGTATAACCTTGTATTTGCTTTGTTAATCATTGTATTTACATACTTCTATACGGCTATAACAGTTCCAACTAATAAAATGGCAGATGATCTTAAGAGAAGTGGTGGTTTTATTCCAGGGATTCGTCCAGGAGGAGAAACTGCAGAATTTCTTGATAGAGTAATGTCTCAAATTACCCTTCCAGGGTCAGTTTTCCTAGCATTGATTGCAGTGTTCCCTGCTATCGTAATGCAATTGTTGGGTGTGCAGCAAAGTTGGGCATTGTTCTTTGGAGGTACTTCACTATTAATTTTAGTGGGGGTTGCGATTGATACTATGCAACAGGTAAACTCATATTTGCTTAATAGGCATTATGATGGCTTGATGAAAACAGGTAAAAATAGAAAAGCAGTAGCGTAA
- a CDS encoding DNA-directed RNA polymerase subunit alpha → MAILNFQKPDKVIMIDSTDFEGKFEFRPLEPGYGLTVGNALRRVLLSSLEGFAITSVRIEGVDHEFSTIPGVVEDVTEIILNLKQVRFKRQIDEIDNEAVTISVSGQEQLTAGHFQKFISGFQILNPDLVICNLDKKVSFNMELTVEKGRGYVPAEENKKANAPLGTIFTDSVYTPIKNVKYSIENYRVEQKTDYEKLVFEISSDGSIHPKDALTEAAKTLIHHFMLFSDERITLEADEIAQTETYDEESLHMRQLLKTKLVDMDLSVRALNCLKAAEVDTLGDLVSYNKNDLMKFRNFGKKSLTELEELVNNKGLNFGMDLSKYKLDKD, encoded by the coding sequence ATGGCAATACTAAATTTTCAGAAGCCCGATAAAGTTATAATGATTGATTCAACCGATTTCGAAGGGAAATTTGAATTTCGCCCTTTGGAACCAGGATATGGATTGACTGTTGGTAACGCTTTAAGAAGAGTACTGTTATCATCATTAGAAGGATTTGCAATAACTTCAGTTCGCATTGAAGGTGTTGATCATGAATTCTCTACAATCCCTGGCGTGGTAGAAGATGTAACAGAAATTATATTGAACCTGAAACAAGTAAGGTTTAAAAGGCAAATTGATGAAATAGACAATGAAGCCGTTACAATTTCTGTTTCCGGTCAAGAACAGCTTACTGCTGGTCATTTCCAGAAATTTATCTCAGGTTTTCAAATTCTAAATCCAGATTTAGTTATTTGTAATTTAGATAAAAAAGTAAGTTTCAATATGGAGCTTACTGTGGAAAAAGGAAGAGGTTATGTTCCTGCAGAAGAGAACAAAAAAGCCAATGCTCCTTTAGGAACTATCTTTACAGATTCGGTATATACACCAATAAAAAATGTAAAGTATAGTATAGAGAATTACCGTGTTGAACAAAAAACCGATTATGAGAAATTGGTATTTGAGATCAGCAGTGATGGTTCTATTCATCCTAAGGATGCCTTAACTGAGGCAGCTAAAACCTTGATACACCACTTTATGTTGTTCTCTGATGAGCGTATAACTCTAGAGGCTGATGAAATTGCGCAAACTGAAACTTATGATGAAGAATCCCTTCATATGAGACAGTTGCTTAAAACCAAATTGGTAGATATGGATCTTTCTGTTAGAGCACTTAACTGTTTAAAGGCAGCTGAAGTTGATACCTTGGGAGATTTAGTATCTTACAATAAAAATGACTTAATGAAGTTCCGTAACTTCGGTAAGAAATCTTTAACCGAGCTTGAAGAGCTTGTGAATAATAAAGGTTTAAACTTTGGTATGGATCTATCAAAATATAAATTGGATAAAGACTAG
- the rpsD gene encoding 30S ribosomal protein S4 has translation MARYTGPKTKIARKFGEAIFGDDKSFEKRNYPPGQHGNNRRRGKKSEYAIQLMEKQKAKYTYGVLERQFRNMFEKATRSQGITGEVLLQLCESRLDNVVYRMGISPSRPGARQLVSHRHITVNGEVMNIPSYQLKPGDVVGVREKSKSLDAIQSSLSNSSATYEWITWNNDTKLGTYVSVPGRVQIPENINEQFIVELYSK, from the coding sequence ATGGCAAGATATACTGGTCCAAAGACTAAGATAGCACGTAAATTTGGCGAGGCTATATTCGGAGACGATAAGTCTTTCGAAAAAAGAAACTATCCTCCGGGACAACACGGTAATAACCGTAGAAGAGGGAAAAAATCTGAATATGCAATCCAATTAATGGAGAAGCAAAAGGCTAAATATACTTATGGTGTATTAGAGCGTCAATTCAGAAACATGTTTGAAAAAGCTACACGTTCACAAGGTATTACCGGTGAAGTACTTTTACAATTATGTGAGTCTCGTTTGGATAATGTTGTTTACAGAATGGGAATTTCTCCATCAAGACCTGGTGCGAGACAATTGGTTTCTCACAGACACATTACTGTAAACGGTGAAGTGATGAATATTCCTTCTTACCAGTTAAAGCCTGGAGATGTTGTAGGGGTAAGAGAAAAATCAAAATCTTTGGATGCAATTCAAAGTTCACTTTCTAATTCAAGTGCTACTTACGAGTGGATCACTTGGAACAATGATACTAAATTGGGAACTTATGTTTCCGTTCCTGGAAGAGTTCAAATTCCAGAAAATATAAATGAACAATTCATCGTCGAATTATATTCGAAATAA
- the rpmD gene encoding 50S ribosomal protein L30, which translates to MGKIKVTQVKSAIKRTANQKRTLEALGLRKLNQTVEHENTPNILGMVNKVSHLVSFEETK; encoded by the coding sequence ATGGGAAAGATAAAAGTAACACAGGTTAAAAGTGCGATCAAACGTACAGCAAACCAAAAACGTACTTTGGAAGCACTTGGTCTTAGAAAACTAAACCAAACTGTAGAGCACGAAAACACACCAAATATCCTTGGTATGGTAAATAAAGTTTCACACTTAGTTTCTTTTGAAGAAACAAAATAA
- the rpsM gene encoding 30S ribosomal protein S13, translated as MARIAGVDIPKQKRGVIALTYIFGIGKSRSQEILKEAKVDESTKVSDWSDDEIGRIREAVGTYKIEGELRSEVQMSIKRLMDIGCYRGVRHRSGLPLRGQRTKNNSRTRKGRRKTVANKKKATK; from the coding sequence ATGGCAAGAATTGCAGGGGTTGATATACCAAAACAAAAGCGAGGAGTTATAGCGTTAACCTATATCTTCGGAATTGGCAAAAGCAGATCTCAAGAGATCTTGAAAGAAGCCAAGGTAGATGAGAGCACCAAAGTTTCAGATTGGTCCGATGATGAAATCGGAAGAATTCGTGAAGCTGTGGGAACTTATAAAATTGAAGGTGAACTACGTTCAGAAGTACAAATGAGCATTAAACGTCTTATGGATATAGGATGTTACCGTGGTGTTCGTCATAGATCAGGACTTCCATTAAGAGGTCAACGTACCAAGAACAATTCACGTACCAGAAAAGGTAGAAGAAAAACAGTTGCTAATAAGAAGAAAGCAACTAAATAA
- the rplO gene encoding 50S ribosomal protein L15 encodes MDLSNLKPAEGSVQSNSKRVGRGEGSGKGGTATRGHKGAKSRSGYSKKIGFEGGQMPLQRRVPKFGFTNRNRKVYQGINLDTLQTLVDNGNVTDSVDMNVLVENGLVRKNEQVKILGRGELKAKLKISVHKFTASAKDAIEAAGGEVVTL; translated from the coding sequence ATGGATTTAAGTAACTTAAAACCTGCAGAAGGTTCAGTTCAAAGTAACAGCAAGCGTGTAGGACGTGGAGAAGGATCCGGTAAAGGTGGTACTGCCACTCGTGGTCACAAAGGTGCAAAATCTCGCTCTGGTTACTCAAAGAAGATTGGTTTTGAAGGTGGGCAAATGCCACTTCAAAGACGTGTACCGAAGTTTGGTTTTACAAACAGAAATCGTAAAGTATACCAAGGGATCAACTTAGATACCTTACAAACACTTGTAGATAATGGAAACGTAACAGATTCTGTTGATATGAATGTTTTGGTAGAAAACGGTCTTGTTAGAAAAAACGAGCAAGTTAAGATATTAGGTAGAGGAGAATTAAAAGCAAAGTTGAAAATATCTGTTCATAAATTTACTGCCTCAGCAAAGGATGCTATAGAAGCTGCCGGAGGTGAAGTAGTTACTTTATAA
- the rpsK gene encoding 30S ribosomal protein S11, whose amino-acid sequence MAKTQKAAQKKRKVIVESNGEAHVTASFNNIIISLTNKKGDLISWSSAGKMGFRGSKKNTPYAAQLAAEDCSKVAHEAGLRKVKVFVKGPGNGRESAIRSIHNAGIEVTEIIDVTPLPHNGCRPPKRRRV is encoded by the coding sequence ATGGCAAAAACTCAAAAAGCAGCTCAAAAGAAACGTAAAGTAATCGTTGAGTCTAATGGAGAAGCGCATGTTACTGCTTCTTTTAACAATATCATTATTTCTTTAACCAACAAAAAAGGAGATTTAATCTCTTGGTCTTCTGCCGGTAAAATGGGCTTTAGAGGGTCTAAGAAGAATACTCCTTACGCTGCACAATTAGCTGCAGAAGATTGTTCTAAAGTAGCTCATGAAGCTGGTTTGCGTAAAGTTAAGGTGTTTGTTAAAGGACCAGGAAATGGTAGAGAATCTGCAATCCGTTCTATTCACAATGCAGGAATTGAAGTAACAGAAATTATTGATGTTACTCCATTACCGCACAACGGATGTAGACCTCCAAAAAGACGTAGAGTTTAA
- the rpsE gene encoding 30S ribosomal protein S5 — MYQDYKNVELVKPAGLELKDRLVGVQRVTKVTKGGRAFGFSAIVVVGDENGVVGQGLGKSKEVADAIAKAVEDAKKNLVRIPLNKGTIPHEQKGKYGGARILLIPAATGTGVIAGGAIRAVLESVGVHDVLSKNQGSSNPHNVVKATFDALLQLRSAQTVAKQRGVTLDKVFKG, encoded by the coding sequence AACTTGTAAAGCCAGCCGGTCTTGAATTGAAAGATCGTTTGGTGGGAGTACAACGTGTTACAAAAGTTACTAAGGGTGGTAGAGCATTTGGTTTTTCTGCTATTGTAGTAGTAGGTGATGAAAACGGAGTTGTTGGTCAAGGTTTAGGTAAATCTAAAGAGGTTGCCGATGCTATTGCTAAAGCCGTGGAAGACGCAAAGAAAAACTTAGTGAGAATTCCTTTGAATAAAGGAACGATACCTCATGAGCAAAAAGGTAAATACGGAGGAGCAAGAATTTTGCTTATACCAGCAGCTACCGGTACTGGAGTTATAGCAGGTGGAGCAATTCGTGCCGTATTAGAATCTGTAGGAGTACATGATGTACTTTCTAAGAATCAAGGTTCTTCTAACCCTCATAACGTAGTTAAAGCCACTTTTGATGCATTATTGCAATTAAGAAGTGCTCAAACTGTAGCTAAGCAACGCGGAGTTACATTAGATAAAGTATTTAAAGGTTAA